A DNA window from Macrobrachium rosenbergii isolate ZJJX-2024 chromosome 41, ASM4041242v1, whole genome shotgun sequence contains the following coding sequences:
- the LOC136827078 gene encoding uncharacterized protein: MATNIGNIEPFEEGEDFNAWYERFDCFLHLNKITAESECRAAFLTLVGKSSYNLIRDLVSPEVPTAKSYHQLKEILTNHFEPKENKSAERKVNAVSDSCVEDDVRLTAAEFSLQDTADLDAGVLQVACINRVSPPPIRLYPVVNDVKICMELDTGAAVSILSANELRRLPGIKIRPCETTLTTYTGGCVAVVGEAEVKVQHANADALSRLCNNSERLDVRDESSIFSIEQLDKIPVNSRDIRSATRTDPILSKVYEYVMSGWPHFVEEELKLFKSKELELTVEGGCVLWGRRVVVPLAHRKAVLRELHSGHQGIIKTKSLARLHVWWPGIDKDIESLVLGCTACQSVRNKPSPAPLHPWEWPGGPWQRIHLDFAGPFLGNFYLVIIDAYSKWMEALSFARGSPKWENGVIVGQTGPVSYTVRVGEKVWRRHIDQLVAVPEFQYSDGSITNDPCLSSEERYENKFSDYCLEEQSPLGESVTEDLSKSSPDSSSKGGGEPLSVTLDDHVTLTQNSTSERRYPLRERRPPDRLTYS, from the exons ATGGCTACTAATATCGGCAACATTGAACCTTTTGAAGAGGGAGAAGACTTCAATGCATGGTATGAGCGTTTTGACTGCTTCCTGCACTTGAACAAGATTACAGCAGAGAGTGAGTGTCGAGCTGCGTTTCTGACTTTGGTTGGGAAGTCGTCTTATAACCTCATCCGTGATCTGGTTTCTCCAGAGGTGCCTACTGCCAAGAGCTATCATcagttgaaagaaattttgactAACCATTTTGAACCCAAGGAAAACAAGTCTGCTGAGAG GAAAGTAAATGCTGTTTCGGATAGCTGTGTCGAGGATGATGTTCGGTTGACGGCAGCAGAGTTTAGTCTTCAGGATACAGCGGATTTGGATGCGGGGGTCCTTCAAGTCGCTTGTATAAATAGGGTGTCTCCACCACCCATTAGATTGTACCCTGTTGTTAATGACGTCAAAATCTGTATGGAGTTGGATACTGGAGCCGCagtttctattctttctgcaaaTGAACTAAGGAGACTTCCAGGTATCAAGATTCGGCCTTGTGAGACTACCTTGACTACCTACACCGGCGGCTGTGTTGCAGTTGTTGGAGAAGCGGAAGTTAAAGTTCA GCATGCAAATGCAGACGCCTTGTCTAGACTCTGCAATAACTCAGAGAGGTTGGATGTCAGGGATGAGTCTTCAATATTCAGTATTGAACAACTAGATAAAATCCCTGTCAACTCCCGAGACATACGTTCTGCAACGAGAACCGACCCTATTTTATCCAAGGTGTATGAATATGTTATGTCTGGGTGGCCTCATTTCGTTGAGGAAGAGTTGAAGCTTTTCAAGAGCAAAGAATTAGAATTAACTGTTGAAGGTGGTTGTGTACTATGGGGTCGAAGAGTAGTAGTACCCTTGGCACATCGCAAAGCAGTTTTGAGAGAATTGCATTCTGGACACCAaggtattattaaaacaaaatccttgGCTCGATTGCATGTATGGTGGCCTGGAATAGACAAAGACATTGAGAGCTTGGTGCTGGGTTGCACTGCTTGTCAAAGTGTTAGAAATAAACCTAGTCCCGCTCCTCTTCATCCATGGGAATGGCCTGGTGGACCTTGGCAAAGAATTCATCTGGATTTTGCGGGTCCCTTCTTGggtaatttttatcttgttatcatTGATGCTTATTCAAAGTGGATGGAG GCATTAAGTTTTGCTCGGGGATCACCTAAGTGGGAGAATGGTGTTATTGTCGGACAGACTGGTCCAGTTTCATACACAGTAAGGGTTGGGGAAAAGGTGTGGCGTCGACATATCGACCAGCTTGTTGCTGTTCCTGAATTTCAGTATTCTGACGGTTCCATAACAAATGATCCTTGCTTAAGCTCAGAGGAAAGgtatgaaaacaaattttctgaTTATTGTTTAGAGGAACAGTCACCACTGGGAGAATCTGTAACTGAGGACTTGAGTAAGTCCAGTCCCGACAGTTCATCTAAGGGGGGAGGTGAGCCTTTGTCTGTGACTTTGGATGATCATGTAACTTTAACTCAGAACTCCACCAGTGAGAGGCGTTACCCATTAAGAGAACGTCGTCCGCCGGACAGACTTACGTATTCTTGA